A single genomic interval of Dromiciops gliroides isolate mDroGli1 chromosome 1, mDroGli1.pri, whole genome shotgun sequence harbors:
- the ELOF1 gene encoding transcription elongation factor 1 homolog has translation MGRRKSKRKPPPKKKMTGTLETQFTCPFCNHEKSCDVKMDRARNTGVISCTVCLEEFQTPITYLSEPVDVYSDWIDACEAANQ, from the exons ATGGGCCgaagaaaatcaaagagaaagcCTCCTCCCAAGAAGAAAATGACTGGCACATTGGAGACCCAGTTCACTTGTCCCTTCTGTAACCACGAGAAGTCTTGTGATGTAAAGAT GGATCGAGCACGCAACACTGGTGTTATATCTTGTACGGTGTGCTTGGAAGAATTTCAGACGCCTATCACAT ATCTGTCAGAACCCGTGGATGTATACAGCGACTGGATAGATGCCTGTGAAGCAGCCAATCAGTAG
- the CNN1 gene encoding calponin-1, which produces MSTAHFNRGPAYGLSAEVKNKLAQKYDPRREQELRAWIEEVTGRRIGPNFMDGLKDGIILCEFINKLQPGSVRKVNESTQNWHQLENIGNFIKAITKYGVKPHDIFEANDLFENTNHTQVQSTLIALASMAKTKGNKVNVGVKYAEKQERKFQPEKLKEGRNIIGLQMGTNKFASQQGMTAYGTRRHLYDPKLGTDQPLDQATISLQMGTNKGASQAGMTAPGTKRQIFEPTLGMEHCDTLNVSLQMGSNKGASQRGMTVYGLPRQVYDPKYCLTPEYPELGDEPTHNHHSHNYYNSA; this is translated from the exons ATGTCAACTGCTCATTTCAACCGGGGCCCTGCTTATGGACTGTCAGCTGAGGTCAAAAACAAG TTGGCCCAGAAGTATGATCCCCGACGGGAGCAGGAGCTTCGGGCATGGATTGAGGAGGTTACTGGAAGACGCATCGGTCCCAACTTCATGGATGGTCTCAAGGATGGAATCATCCTCTGCGA GTTTATCAATAAGCTGCAGCCTGGCTCAGTGAGGAAGGTGAATGAGTCCACTCAGAACTGGCATCAG CTGGAAAATATTGGGAACTTCATCAAAGCCATCACCAAGTACGGAGTGAAGCCTCATGACATCTTCGAGGCCAATGACTTGTTTGAGAATACAAACCACACACAGGTGCAGtccaccctcattgccctggccagCATG GCCAAGACAAAAGGGAACAAAGTGAATGTGGGAGTGAAATACGCAGAGAAGCAGGAGAGGAAATTTCAGCCAGAGAAGCTGAAAGAGGGGCGGAACATTATAGGCCTGCAG ATGGGCACCAACAAGTTTGCCAGCCAGCAAGGAATGACAGCCTATGGTACCCGCCGCCACCTCTATGACCCCAAGCTGGGCACGGATCAGCCCTTGGACCAGGCTACCATTAGTTTGCAGATGGGCACCAACAAAGGCGCCAGCCAG GCAGGCATGACGGCTCCTGGGACCAAGCGGCAGATCTTTGAACCAACGCTGGGCATGGAGCACTGTGACACGCTAAACGTTAGCCTGCAGATGGGTAGCAACAAGGGAGCATCCCAGCGTGGTATGACGGTGTACGGCCTACCCCGCCAGGTGTATGATCCCAAGTATTGCCTGACCCCCGAGTACCCAGAGTTGGGTGATGAGCCAACTCACAATCATCATTCACACAACTACTACAACTCTGCGTAG